Proteins co-encoded in one Aquincola tertiaricarbonis genomic window:
- a CDS encoding ribonucleotide-diphosphate reductase subunit beta — translation MASPALQTAAFTPSAPVAPKAVAPVAGTSIAAAAAHSTRRVNVADKRIINGQTDVNQLVPFKYKWAWEKYLATCANHWMPQEVNMSRDIATWKDPNGLTDDERRIIKRNLGFFVTADSLAANNIVLGTYRHITAPECRQFLLRQAFEEAIHTHAYQYIVESLGLDESEIFNAYNEVPSIRDKDEFLIPYIDAIMDPNFQTGTPENDQTLLKSLIVFACLMEGLFFYVGFTQILALGRQNKMTGAAEQYQYILRDESMHCNFGIDLINQLKNENPHLWTAEFKAEITALFLKAVDLEYRYAEDTMPRGVLGLNASMFKGYLRYIANRRAVQIGLDPLFPNEENPFPWMSEMIDLKKERNFFETRVIEYQSGGALSWD, via the coding sequence ATGGCATCGCCGGCTCTGCAAACCGCCGCGTTCACGCCTTCAGCCCCCGTCGCACCCAAGGCTGTTGCCCCTGTCGCAGGCACATCGATTGCCGCCGCTGCTGCACACAGCACGCGCCGCGTCAACGTGGCCGACAAGCGCATCATCAATGGCCAGACGGATGTCAATCAGCTCGTCCCGTTCAAATACAAGTGGGCTTGGGAAAAGTACCTCGCCACCTGTGCCAATCACTGGATGCCGCAAGAGGTGAACATGTCGCGCGACATCGCGACCTGGAAGGACCCCAACGGCCTGACGGACGACGAGCGCCGCATCATCAAGCGCAACCTCGGCTTCTTCGTCACGGCCGACTCGCTGGCGGCCAACAACATCGTGCTGGGCACCTACCGCCACATCACGGCCCCTGAGTGCCGGCAGTTCCTGCTGCGCCAGGCGTTCGAAGAAGCGATCCACACCCACGCGTACCAGTACATCGTCGAGTCGCTGGGCCTGGACGAGAGCGAGATCTTCAACGCCTACAACGAGGTGCCGTCGATCCGCGACAAGGACGAGTTCCTGATCCCGTACATCGACGCGATCATGGACCCCAACTTCCAGACCGGCACGCCCGAGAACGACCAGACGCTGCTCAAGAGCCTGATCGTCTTCGCCTGCCTGATGGAAGGCCTGTTCTTCTACGTCGGCTTCACGCAGATCCTCGCGCTGGGCCGGCAGAACAAGATGACGGGCGCCGCCGAGCAGTACCAGTACATCCTGCGCGACGAGTCGATGCACTGCAACTTCGGCATCGACCTGATCAACCAGCTCAAGAACGAGAACCCGCACCTGTGGACGGCGGAGTTCAAGGCCGAGATCACGGCGCTGTTCCTCAAGGCCGTCGACCTCGAATACCGCTATGCCGAAGACACCATGCCGCGCGGCGTGCTGGGTCTGAACGCGTCCATGTTCAAGGGCTACCTGCGCTACATCGCCAACCGGCGCGCGGTGCAGATCGGCCTCGACCCGCTCTTCCCGAACGAGGAAAACCCGTTCCCCTGGATGAGCGAGATGATCGACCTGAAGAAGGAGCGCAACTTTTTCGAAACCCGCGTCATCGAGTACCAATCCGGTGGCGCATTGAGCTGGGACTGA